The stretch of DNA TACCAACATGGATGATGACATGGCTGCTTACATGTCACTAATGATGGCGTATCATTTTTTTTCAATGGGACAATTTTATTAGTGGATCACTTTTGGCCCAAAATTTCAGCACACAATAAATTCTGCTTAGAGTCATTTCAGCCCGTAATGATTCCAGCCCAACAACATCCAAACTATTATCACAACAGAAGCAATCAGACCATTTCAAAAGAGCCCATTATCCAGAAGCAGTCACAAGTTTCACACATCAAAAGCATGCAAATCACTAAGTCTAAGAGATGCAGCTCAACTTGCAACCCAGGAGCACAAGCTCAACACAAGAACAATAAGTCTAAAGGAGAAAGAACAATAAGTCAGCTCAACCATGAGCATCTTGAATCAAAACAGCAGCTCAAGCAAGAGCATCTTGCATTAAACCAGCAGCTCCAGGTTGGTGGTGGAAATTCTAGATGTAGTCCACCAATTCACGCCATCCTTTAGCTGCTTGCAAgaccaaaaacaaaaaaataaggCAGTGAACTGGCAGTGCAAATAAGCCTCTAGTATTGTGCATAAAGCAAGAACAAAATATTGTAGCAGTGAACTAATGAACTAGCAGTGCACATACCATTAATTCAATCAACTGGTCGTTGTTGATCAAGAATAAGCTGAAGTTTCGCTTCCAAGCTAGCTTGCTTGTTGTGCATCTCCTCCATGTCCCTTAACCTTGCTTGTTCTTTTTCCTGCGCTCTCCTTTCCAAATCATCCAGTTTTGCATGAAGCTATTTGCCTTCTTCTCCACTTCCAGTTGTGCTTGGACATTCTGTACATTAGACCTCGGTCTCCCAGTCTTGATCCCACATTCTGAAGGAACATATTCTTCTTGGTGCTGTCATCTAGTACATCAGCTACAACTTCAGTCGCAGACTTAGGTTCTTCACcttcttctggtggtgcagccaACTGCTGTTCCATTTGATTCTAACAAGAAAGCAGCAAAAGAATGTTCATGACCATGGCCTAACAAATTGAAAGAACGCCATATGAGAGCTGACTTACGATAGCCAATTGTACATTAGGCGTGTAGCCTTGTTTCTTCTTGCTGAAGTGGCACAACTTGAACAAATCAAAGGCCTCAGGTTCCGTAATCTCAGACTCACCTGCCTAAGAACAATTTATATATGGAGCAAGATTAATTGATTGGTCACAAAACTTGATAGGAAACATTTAAAGAAACAACAAGTTCACATAAACAGCCAGTTCATTTAAGATGCAAGTTCAGTTAAGAAACGACAAGTTCGCATTTAACATCTATATTAAGTACCAGAATAATAAGTTCAGTTGAACAAAATTGAacagcaaattcacttcaaaaaAACTGAACATTTATATTAACTAGCAGAACAGACCTTGTACACCTATCAATGAAACTAGAAATATTTTTATTAACTACCAAAACATAACAAAATGGATACGCAAGCATGTGACATTCACTATTGACATGGCTAACTTACCAAATTTTCTACAAAAATAGGGTAGCTACATGAGCCGGTTGTTGCAGGGAACTTGACCTTGGCCCGGTTCTCCTTGTTTTTTTGGCATGCCTCCTGCATTATATACACAATTCAAGTTATTACCCAAGTGCCAAAGTATCATGTACATCGCAAGAGTTGGTTCTCATACCATTTTCTTGGGAGTCTTCCATGATTTCACAAGTTTAAGCTAGTCTTCATCAGTTGTCGATTTCACAGGTCAAGTTTTGGTAACTTGATGCAGTGGAAAAGGATCAAAATATTCTTCCTTCAACCGGTGTCGTTGTTGGCGAATTGCAATCTTCATCATTTCAATACAACCATTTTTTGTTGTAGGATCATCTATGTTGATGTCGAACTTTGTCTATTCAGATGGAAAAACTTATGTATAAGAAATATAATTTATGAGACGGACATTACATCAGCAAATGTGTTATTACCTTAGATAAACAAGCTGAGCAGCTGCTATGATGGCTTGTCTACAACCTTAGAGAAGATGCATGTACTATTGCAATTTTTTACTTCATGTGCTATATATTGCATTAACCAGCACTTGAATAAAAAAGAAACTCAGCAGGTACAGATAAGTAATAGACAAAACGATATCCATTTCAACAACTTATACCAGTAAGCTTGAGGACATGTCTAGGCAAGGTTGCACTAGCCACACATAGTATGTGTAGTTcaataatgaaaaaaatagaTTTGAATCTAGAGACACAAATGGGGTAAAGGCCCTGAGAATGCACTTACACGTAGGCATCCCAAAAAGTTTTGAATAACAGCAGGTCTTCTCTTGTAATCCTTCCAGCATATGAGCATTGGCACATGGCCCCTTACAGCAATGTTGCATTCAGTTGCCTACTTTGCAGCAATTATCTGTGTCACAGGCCTGATATGCCCTCCAGGTATGATGATCGGCAGCTTGCCACAACGAGCTCTGTTTATCCTCTGGAGGCCACGTCCCATATTAGGTCCTCAGTTCCATGGCTCCTCTGCTCCTGGTTGTAAATGATCATTGAAATTGCAATTAGCATTCAGCAATAAAATTAGTTAGGTGATATGCAAATAATGAGCAAACAATCACCTTCATGGGTCATCTGGTTGTCGCCTTCATCCATGGTGTTTTCTTCATGCTGGTTAAAACCATCTAGAAATGGTAGGAAGTGAGAACGCATTCATCATGCAACCCCCAAAGTAGCAGAAAGTTACATTGATACATAAGACTCACCTTCATTGACCATATGGCTGTGACAATGACCATCAGACTGGGGATTGGCATCACATCCGTCATCTAAAAACAAGCAACATGTTAGATTGCATTCAACATGTAATCAAAGGTTATAGAATGACAGCAAGAAACATGGTACTAGAACTAGccttcagcagcagcaccaggtTGCGTGCGGTCTGCAAAGTTGTCAAAAGTTTCAAATGTAGTTGTTGAGGGTAGCACAACAATGTTGTCACTTGCTGGCATACTTGCATCAGGTTGTGCAGTGCTTTTCTTTGACCTTGTACATCTAGTAGGTTGTTGTACTGCATAAACCCTCTTACGAGTCTGAAACTTGACTCCTTGAGGACCATCTGAAGCATTGTTTGTTTTGCTGCGATCCTTCCCCTTAGAGCCCTATTTGAAATAGAAGCATGGATTACTGAACAGAGTATGCAAAGAATTATATTGCATTAGTAAAGCACTGTACAATTGAAGCCCTGAGAATATGGGAGAACTATCACCTCTGTAGTGCCATCTGATATGTCCCCAGCAATATCATCTTGTAAAGGATCATACTCAGATACCGAGTCTTGATCTCTTGCTCGTTGATATCTCTTGTTCTTTTCTTGAGAAGTGGCAGACCTGTTTGGATAAATCGAAGTAGAAGAAATCCCAAGCTGTTGCAGCCTTGCACAGTTCTGCATACACTGTCTAAGGCGCACCTCTTCGTATGGAAGGAGTGTAGTTGGAGTTTCTAAGTGACAAGAGAAAATATGAACAAATTAGTTGACCAGTTAGCAAGGTATAACATTTTAGGAAAGCAACAACAAGCCTATAGGAAATGGATGTATAGGATGCAAAAGGGAATAGCATCCCTTTATAGTGCCTAAAGACATGGTTAATTTGTAAAGTGCTACAACTTCAACTGTTTGTCCATAATGACATAGGAATTCTACTCTGCAATATAACTGCAATTAACGTACTCTGTAATCTAACTAGCACCTCACCCAAGATTCATGAACAACAATTAAACACAAACAACTactcattcacaagaatcaaGAATCTGATTGTTACTACTAACATATCAATAATCTGATGCACTAACAACTACTGACATATCAAGAATCTGACTTGTTACGAACAAATACTGACATATCAAGCATAAGTACTCATTCAGATTAATAGTCTCATGCACTAACAGACTGAACATGAGCATCTAATTAAACGAGTCCAGAGTGAACATGAGCACAAACCTGCCATCCGAGGCCCTTGCAGTATCTTCTTTGGTCCACCCTTTGCCGGCATGGTGGAGGTCCTTGGTGGCGGAGGGGCCCTTGCAGTGGCGCCTAGTGCGGTGGCACTGGGATTCTTGCAAGTTGACGACATGgtggcggtggagaaggtgtcGTCGGAGTGGCGTGGTGGTGACGGGTGTGGAGAAGGCATCCTCACTCTGGTGGTGAAGAAGGTGTCATCGCAGTGGCGTGGTGGAGATGGGTGTGCAGAAGACGTCGTAGCTGTGGCGGTGGAGAAAGTGCCCTTGACGCGGGCTGCACCCTTGCCGTCCTTGAAGcggggcaccgccgccggcgctcctcgCCGCATCTGGAGGAGATGgggtgcggcagcggcggctagggtttggtgggAGTGCGGCAGTGGCGGCTGGGAAAAGAAGAGGTGGAGGGGGATAAAGAAGAGGTGGCGGGGACAAAGACGAGCGTGCCCTTGAACTGATGACCGGTGGAAGTGAAAATGCGTGGGTATTATAGTCAATTCAGGTTGGAATTTTTGGTCTGGCGTGATTTGATTTGGTCGATGGCGCCCGTGGGCTTGAACTCATTTTGGGAGTCTGATAGACTGACTCGTGGGCCCGACACCATTTTTAAAATTAAACTTGCATCCCTCTCAAATGCCTAAGCTATCAAGTTAAAAAATTTAACCAAAAATTTTTCTGAGTAGATAAAAATATAGGTAACAATCTAAGACAAGGATCACCCTTGCCGGTTCTATGGTTTGAtcacaaataaaaaagaaaaacagctcaAATTGAATGTTCCTCTAATTTTAGAGCCTAGAAAATAGGacccaaaaattcagaaaaaatatcaaaaattCATCATTTGACATGCAGTATTTTAATAAAATAACATCAGTCACAACCATTTTCACATATAATGAACTTACATCACATAATGCAAATTTATATCTCAATTTTAGGATGTAATAATTGTAATGACATCTTAATATGGTCTAAACAGCCTACAAATTGACATGGAAACATAAtttgggtccctaaacttgtcatAAAAATTTGAGATGTTGGCGATAAAGGAAGAACATACATTGTTCATAAATGGCTACATCTCACACATAGTTTCATACAATGTTAGTTGAACATTAAAGATTTCCATACTTTAGAACATATTTGAGCACATATGCCTTTCAAAAATGATCATAACCTTGTGTTTACATTAATATTACGAAATACGAAGTTTCATGGCTAATGGTTATGGAAAACACATATATTTTCTTTGTTGTACTTATAAGGAACAAGATAATACATATAAACAACATATGCGAAATAGGAATCTATACTAAAAAAGGTCATTAATGGAAAGATAGCGTTTTtataaaaattccaaaaaaaatcacCAAATTTGGATTATGTATGACAGAGAAAAACCACATACAAAATTTGATTGCAGATTAAAAGAGGAAATACGAACTACTCCTGTGCTCTTCTTCCGACACAACAGGTGGGGAGGTGGCTTTACTAATATCTTAAAGggaacgtatctagtgcaaaccacaattttcgtgaaaactcgtgcaaaccatggcaaaaaatcatttaaattcaccaaaaaatcgCACTCATAGATGATATAATGATACACAATcttataaaatatcttgtccaaactcgattttGTTTgtaagatataaaaataacaaatttctaacaaatcatgtGGACAACTTTCTAGCTTGAAATTTGTTGTTTTTATATCTcgcaaacgaagtcgagtttggacaagatattttacaagattatatgtcatcatatcatctacatgtgtgattttttggtgaattgttgTGACTTTTTTATTATGATTTGCATGGGTTTTCACGAAGTTGtggtttgcaccagatatgttccctaTCTTAAATGCATCAGAGATGACCAAATCCAGAAGTGGTGCAGTGGTATTGTCTTGGCGTGTTATAGCTGCAGGTCTCGGGTTCGATACCCGGATgctgcaattttttttactaAACAGAAAAAAACATCAAAAAATGGGGCGACTGCCCAGATTTGAACCGTGGACTCCGTGTTCCAAACCAACAACCATACCATTGCGCTATGAGAGTGAATTCGGCAAGGTCCTATATACAATTTTATTTATCACATTATCCTTCTGTGAGATAATTAAGATGACTCGTCGCCTCTCTATCTCTCTGCCCCCTCACCTCCTCTTCCTCTATCTTTATCTCTTCGCCTCGCCTCTATCTCTCcgccccctcctcttcctctccggcCCCCTCCTCTCACTCTCCAGCGACAAGTCCACCCGTCACGCCTCGTCTCCCTCCACGATCCGGCGACGCACGGAGGATGCCGTCTTGGAAGCGCCGGGCTATGGTGGAACTGCAACTCCGAGAGGAGAAGACTGGCTGTTGGTTGCCAGGGAAGAAGCCGGGCGCGGGGACGAAGCTGCGCGCGGGGAAGAAGCCGGCCGTGGGGAAGAAGCCGGGCGCCGGGAAGACCGGCGCCTCTTCTTCCACACCCAAGAAGCGGGCGGCTCCACCACGGCTACAAGGCG from Panicum virgatum strain AP13 chromosome 9K, P.virgatum_v5, whole genome shotgun sequence encodes:
- the LOC120648925 gene encoding uncharacterized protein LOC120648925; amino-acid sequence: MTRRLSISLPPHLLFLYLYLFASPLSLRPLLFLSGPLLSLSSDKSTRHASSPSTIRRRTEDAVLEAPGYGGTATPRGEDWLLVAREEAGRGDEAARGEEAGRGEEAGRREDRRLFFHTQEAGGSTTATRRQCRREARRDSPSSSTSSVSLHKMGKEKATKKKVTSPSMATEKAHMSFWDLHNEAAASQVKIGVFQEVLAKEKARKKVDAGVEVKISILEKELAKEKARKNELQRALLKASKKARNI